From one uncultured Bacteroides sp. genomic stretch:
- a CDS encoding SPOR domain-containing protein produces the protein MKKLATLVMGVCIVLAFASCKSSESAYKKAYEKAKQQELAEPQVNAPVDVTPVVRTPVAVKGDNSAGVRQEKVTVVSGVDGLKEYSVVCGSFGLKANAEGLKDYLDNEGYNATIAFNAEAAMYRVIVSTFSDKAAAAEARDTFKAKYPNRKDFQGSWLLYRVF, from the coding sequence ATGAAAAAATTAGCGACATTAGTAATGGGAGTATGCATCGTTTTAGCTTTTGCTTCGTGTAAATCGAGCGAAAGTGCTTATAAAAAAGCATACGAGAAAGCAAAACAACAAGAGTTGGCCGAACCTCAGGTTAATGCTCCTGTAGATGTTACTCCGGTAGTTAGAACACCTGTTGCAGTAAAGGGTGATAATTCGGCCGGTGTTCGTCAGGAAAAGGTTACTGTAGTTTCCGGTGTTGATGGATTGAAAGAATATAGCGTAGTGTGTGGAAGCTTTGGCCTGAAAGCTAATGCCGAAGGACTGAAAGATTATCTTGATAATGAAGGTTACAATGCCACTATCGCATTTAATGCGGAGGCTGCCATGTATCGTGTTATAGTAAGTACTTTTTCTGATAAAGCTGCTGCTGCTGAAGCCCGCGATACTTTTAAAGCTAAATATCCCAATCGTAAGGATTTTCAGGGTTCTTGGCTGTTATATCGTGTTTTTTGA
- a CDS encoding OmpA family protein, with amino-acid sequence MKSKLVILSLLLAGASTVMAQNEGTKDRFYSEKFKDNIFISAGVGAQVNVNPDNSDYGLGDAITPLIQISVGKLFNPVWGIRGQVAGMWSTLYSKYGMPSGTYNEIKNKKYVTLHADGMMNLTNLFAGYKENRVFTISAFAGPGLTFAKAFGNQKNINALINGSVGLMGQFNVNRYLDINLEARGEVSPSMFGSESSGYTDGAVSLTAGVTYTFGGKKFVTCPKVDESAINDEVNRYRDELATAQSDLANAKNALANVKPETKEVIKEVQIAGPRAVFFEIGRTKISDRGMVNLQLAAKIIKANPDKKYKITGYADKATGSVKLNQQLSDKRAQVVYDALIKEGVDATQLEILGNGGTDNMFGKDKLNRVVILE; translated from the coding sequence ATGAAAAGTAAATTAGTAATATTATCTTTATTATTGGCCGGGGCTTCTACAGTTATGGCTCAAAACGAAGGTACAAAAGATAGGTTCTATTCTGAGAAGTTTAAGGACAACATCTTTATCAGTGCCGGAGTCGGAGCTCAAGTAAATGTAAATCCGGACAATTCTGATTATGGTTTAGGAGATGCCATAACTCCACTGATACAGATATCAGTTGGTAAACTATTTAATCCGGTTTGGGGTATTCGTGGTCAGGTTGCAGGAATGTGGTCGACCTTGTATTCAAAATACGGAATGCCCAGCGGTACTTATAACGAAATTAAGAACAAGAAATACGTAACGCTACATGCCGACGGAATGATGAATCTAACCAATCTTTTTGCAGGATATAAAGAGAACCGCGTATTTACAATTTCCGCATTCGCCGGTCCCGGACTAACATTTGCAAAAGCTTTTGGTAATCAGAAAAACATCAACGCTTTGATTAATGGATCTGTAGGGCTAATGGGACAGTTCAATGTAAACAGGTATCTTGATATTAATTTAGAGGCAAGAGGAGAAGTTTCTCCTTCCATGTTTGGCAGTGAAAGTAGTGGCTATACAGATGGCGCAGTGTCTTTAACCGCAGGTGTTACATATACATTTGGAGGAAAGAAGTTCGTAACTTGTCCTAAGGTAGACGAAAGTGCCATTAACGACGAAGTTAACAGATACAGAGACGAACTGGCAACTGCTCAGTCCGATTTGGCAAATGCAAAGAATGCCCTTGCTAATGTAAAACCTGAGACCAAAGAGGTTATCAAAGAAGTCCAGATAGCCGGGCCACGTGCCGTATTCTTTGAAATCGGAAGAACAAAGATCAGCGACAGAGGTATGGTTAATCTGCAACTAGCTGCTAAAATAATTAAAGCCAATCCGGATAAGAAATATAAAATTACCGGATATGCAGATAAAGCTACTGGTAGCGTTAAGCTGAATCAACAGCTAAGCGACAAACGTGCACAGGTTGTTTATGATGCTCTTATCAAAGAAGGTGTAGATGCTACACAACTAGAAATATTGGGCAACGGCGGCACTGATAACATGTTTGGAAAAGACAAACTTAACCGCGTAGTAATTTTGGAATAA